The proteins below are encoded in one region of Equus przewalskii isolate Varuska chromosome 1, EquPr2, whole genome shotgun sequence:
- the RIPK3 gene encoding receptor-interacting serine/threonine-protein kinase 3 isoform X2, with amino-acid sequence MSCSKLWASGAPASLVPIKELENPKFIGQGGFGTVFQAQHRSWGHDVAVKIVNREAISREVKAMANLRNPYILLLLGVTEKLEWDYVSGPALVTAFMENGSLAGLLQPQCPRPWPLCCRLLLELVLGMCYLHSQNPVLLHRDLKPSNVLLDSELHIQLADFGLSTFQGGSRSGSWSGEPGGTLAYLAPELLADVNQKASKASDVYSFGILMWALLAGREAETVTQTSVVQEAVCERQNRPPLTELPPPGPETAGLEELKELMQQCWSQEPKDRPSFQECQPKTKNVFHLVKDKTDDAVSRVKKFMSNHRDSNRMLSAPEPGPGRTEMDGPGGTTGSHDSMVSEMLGNLNLEGSPNSVPEKCTNRPERIRAQGRQVQRGWPAGTSDSTAQPPQTPENAPFRSQIPTSAWTPGPRPQGNQGPRLLP; translated from the exons ATGTCTTGCTCCAAGTTATG GGCCAGCggagccccagcctccctggTGCCCATCAAGGAATTGGAGAACCCAAAGTTCATTGGCCAAGGCGGGTTTGGCACCGTGTTCCAGGCGCAACACCGTTCTTGGGGTCACGATGTGGCGGTCAAGATCGTGAACCG GGAAGCTATATCCAGGGAGGTGAAGGCCATGGCAAATCTGCGTAACCCGTACATCCTGCTCCTGCTGGGGGTCACTGAGAAGCTGGAGTGGGACTACGTGTCCGGGCCAGCTCTGGTGACTGCATTCATGGAGAACGGTTCCCTGGCCGGGCTGCTGCAGCCCCAGTGCCCTCGGCCCTGGCCGCTCTGCTGCCGCCTGCTGCTGGAGTTGGTGCTTGGGATGTGTTACCTGCACAGCCAGAACCCTGTCCTTCTGCACCGAGACCTCAAGCCTTCCAACGTCCTGCTGGACTCAGAGCTGCACATCCAG CTGGCAGATTTTGGCCTGTCCACATTTCAGGGAGGCTCACGGTCAGGGTCATGGTCTGGGGAGCCAGGGGGCACCCTAGCCTACTTGGCCCCAGAACTCCTGGCTGATGTAAACCAGAAGGCCTCCAAGGCCAGTGATGTCTACAG CTTCGGGATTCTAATGTGGGCACTGCTAGCTGGAAGAGAAGCTGAGA cGGTGACCCAGACATCAGTGGTGCAGGAAGCAGTATGCGAGAGGCAGAACCGGCCCCCCTTGACCGAGCTGCCCCCGCCTGGCCCTGAGACTGCTGGCTTGGAAGAACTGAAGGAGTTAATGCAGCAGTGCTGGAGCCAGGAACCCAAGGACAGGCCCTCCTTCCAAG AATGCCAACCAAAAACCAAGAACGTTTTTCACTTGGTAAAGGACAAGACAGACGATGCTGTCTCCAGG GTGAAGAAGTTCATGTCTAACCACAGGGACAGCAACAGGATGTTGTCTGCCCCTGAGCCAGGCCCAGGAAGGACAGAAATGGATGGCCCTGGGGGAACCACAGGAAGCCATGATTCCATGGTCTCTGAGATGCTGGGCAACCTGAATCTGGAGGGGTCCCCCAACTCTGTTCCTGAAAAATGTACAAACCGTCCTGAGAGGATCAGGGCACAGGGACGGCAGGTTCAGCGTGGCTGGCCAGCAGGGACATCTGACTCAACAGCCCAACCTCCCCAAACTCCAGAGAACGCACCTTTCAGAAGCCAGATCCCCACCTCAGCTTGGACCCCAGGTCCTAGGCCCCAAGGGAATCAG GGCCCCCGTCTATTACCGTAG
- the RIPK3 gene encoding receptor-interacting serine/threonine-protein kinase 3 isoform X1, whose protein sequence is MSCSKLWASGAPASLVPIKELENPKFIGQGGFGTVFQAQHRSWGHDVAVKIVNREAISREVKAMANLRNPYILLLLGVTEKLEWDYVSGPALVTAFMENGSLAGLLQPQCPRPWPLCCRLLLELVLGMCYLHSQNPVLLHRDLKPSNVLLDSELHIQLADFGLSTFQGGSRSGSWSGEPGGTLAYLAPELLADVNQKASKASDVYSFGILMWALLAGREAETVTQTSVVQEAVCERQNRPPLTELPPPGPETAGLEELKELMQQCWSQEPKDRPSFQECQPKTKNVFHLVKDKTDDAVSRVKKFMSNHRDSNRMLSAPEPGPGRTEMDGPGGTTGSHDSMVSEMLGNLNLEGSPNSVPEKCTNRPERIRAQGRQVQRGWPAGTSDSTAQPPQTPENAPFRSQIPTSAWTPGPRPQGNQGAERHSAHQPPRAPGTDPTPGPPSITVVDCQGVQIGNNNYLYIQGRTTSSTQHPALWGMGWGLAAHPPQVGSQEGPPQEPQVWSGPQGPCNTSRS, encoded by the exons ATGTCTTGCTCCAAGTTATG GGCCAGCggagccccagcctccctggTGCCCATCAAGGAATTGGAGAACCCAAAGTTCATTGGCCAAGGCGGGTTTGGCACCGTGTTCCAGGCGCAACACCGTTCTTGGGGTCACGATGTGGCGGTCAAGATCGTGAACCG GGAAGCTATATCCAGGGAGGTGAAGGCCATGGCAAATCTGCGTAACCCGTACATCCTGCTCCTGCTGGGGGTCACTGAGAAGCTGGAGTGGGACTACGTGTCCGGGCCAGCTCTGGTGACTGCATTCATGGAGAACGGTTCCCTGGCCGGGCTGCTGCAGCCCCAGTGCCCTCGGCCCTGGCCGCTCTGCTGCCGCCTGCTGCTGGAGTTGGTGCTTGGGATGTGTTACCTGCACAGCCAGAACCCTGTCCTTCTGCACCGAGACCTCAAGCCTTCCAACGTCCTGCTGGACTCAGAGCTGCACATCCAG CTGGCAGATTTTGGCCTGTCCACATTTCAGGGAGGCTCACGGTCAGGGTCATGGTCTGGGGAGCCAGGGGGCACCCTAGCCTACTTGGCCCCAGAACTCCTGGCTGATGTAAACCAGAAGGCCTCCAAGGCCAGTGATGTCTACAG CTTCGGGATTCTAATGTGGGCACTGCTAGCTGGAAGAGAAGCTGAGA cGGTGACCCAGACATCAGTGGTGCAGGAAGCAGTATGCGAGAGGCAGAACCGGCCCCCCTTGACCGAGCTGCCCCCGCCTGGCCCTGAGACTGCTGGCTTGGAAGAACTGAAGGAGTTAATGCAGCAGTGCTGGAGCCAGGAACCCAAGGACAGGCCCTCCTTCCAAG AATGCCAACCAAAAACCAAGAACGTTTTTCACTTGGTAAAGGACAAGACAGACGATGCTGTCTCCAGG GTGAAGAAGTTCATGTCTAACCACAGGGACAGCAACAGGATGTTGTCTGCCCCTGAGCCAGGCCCAGGAAGGACAGAAATGGATGGCCCTGGGGGAACCACAGGAAGCCATGATTCCATGGTCTCTGAGATGCTGGGCAACCTGAATCTGGAGGGGTCCCCCAACTCTGTTCCTGAAAAATGTACAAACCGTCCTGAGAGGATCAGGGCACAGGGACGGCAGGTTCAGCGTGGCTGGCCAGCAGGGACATCTGACTCAACAGCCCAACCTCCCCAAACTCCAGAGAACGCACCTTTCAGAAGCCAGATCCCCACCTCAGCTTGGACCCCAGGTCCTAGGCCCCAAGGGAATCAG GGGGCTGAGAGACACAGCGCCcaccagcctcccagggcacCAGGGACAGATCCGACACCAG GGCCCCCGTCTATTACCGTAGTTGACTGCCAAGGGGTACAGATTGGAAACAACAACTACCTCTATATACAAGGAAGAACTACCTCGTCCACGCAGCACCCGGCACTTTGGGGcatgggctgggggctggcagcACACCCCCCACAAGTAGGTTCTCAAGAAGGGCCACCGCAAGAACCTCAAGTCTGGAGTGGGCCGCAGGGCCCGTGTAACACTAGCAGGAGTTGA